Proteins encoded by one window of Synechococcus sp. WH 7805:
- a CDS encoding extracellular solute-binding protein — MRCLKTFNRLLAGSLAILLSSCTSLKAPKTLFITTGINEEDFRAETSQIRSFLSKYTEAFQRSNPAVNVVFINYKSKNFYDQITKDTSLNLGPDLVITEQVSAPELFARDLITTLPSQQYFNAIYSQRTQSRAKTKAGYLFAPWLINTQFACFNKTKINDPPSTIQELEELSASGKRIGLAANLFELRWTAGTQGAISEFSSLGRGITTNQAYPGIQAWLQWLQRAALYKNISFHENFRELSLKLKNNQLDWITCWGGTALEDLKKTMGNKLGVAALPNGRSSKAFPSQVFYGFSLGKDSSQSQRTMALKFIISNVNVIAQRKIQLDDLGLLAANQNVSIPPEISKIQSAINTSYNEQSQSYSKEEPGLQSYGERYGDPSKTIADVIDGSLDVDEALKILTTPQTN, encoded by the coding sequence GTGCGCTGCCTGAAAACCTTCAACAGACTCTTAGCAGGATCACTGGCAATCCTGCTGAGCAGTTGCACAAGCCTGAAGGCGCCGAAGACACTCTTTATTACTACCGGAATTAATGAAGAAGATTTCAGAGCCGAAACAAGCCAAATACGATCGTTCCTGAGTAAATACACCGAAGCCTTTCAACGCTCCAACCCAGCCGTGAACGTTGTTTTCATTAACTACAAGTCAAAGAATTTTTACGACCAGATCACCAAAGACACCAGCCTCAACCTTGGGCCCGACCTGGTCATTACAGAACAAGTTTCAGCGCCTGAATTGTTCGCTCGCGACCTCATCACGACACTCCCCAGTCAGCAATATTTTAATGCCATTTATAGCCAGCGCACCCAATCGAGAGCCAAAACAAAAGCTGGATATTTGTTTGCACCATGGCTGATCAACACACAATTCGCATGCTTCAACAAAACAAAAATAAATGACCCTCCAAGCACGATTCAAGAGCTTGAAGAACTCAGCGCCAGCGGGAAAAGAATCGGACTGGCAGCCAATCTTTTTGAGCTCAGATGGACAGCGGGCACGCAGGGAGCGATCTCAGAATTCAGCTCACTTGGAAGAGGAATTACAACAAATCAAGCATACCCAGGCATCCAGGCATGGCTTCAATGGCTACAACGGGCTGCCCTCTATAAGAACATCTCATTCCATGAGAACTTCAGAGAATTGAGTCTCAAGCTGAAAAACAATCAACTCGACTGGATTACATGCTGGGGCGGCACCGCACTGGAAGATCTCAAAAAGACGATGGGGAACAAGCTCGGAGTCGCCGCACTCCCGAACGGCAGAAGCTCAAAAGCATTTCCAAGTCAAGTATTTTACGGCTTCTCACTAGGGAAAGATTCCAGCCAATCCCAACGGACTATGGCATTGAAATTCATCATATCCAATGTGAACGTCATCGCACAGAGAAAGATTCAACTCGACGATTTAGGACTCCTAGCAGCCAATCAAAACGTATCCATTCCACCTGAGATCTCAAAAATCCAATCTGCCATCAATACATCATATAACGAGCAGAGTCAGTCTTACTCGAAAGAGGAACCTGGACTACAAAGCTACGGAGAACGCTATGGAGATCCAAGCAAAACAATCGCAGATGTTATTGATGGCTCTCTCGACGTCGATGAAGCCTTAAAAATCCTCACCACACCACAAACAAACTGA
- a CDS encoding ABC-2 family transporter protein: MRIFGLNRRIIRVLLGTQYAHMLEYRAEIALWALSGVLPFIMLSVWSGSDARSGLGLDGVALDRYFLSAFLVRQFSVVWVVYDFEEDALMGRLSPYLLQPLHPLWRYVAAHLGEQLTRLPFAALIAAVFFVVQPQAFWLPSVGGFLLAWLATWMAFAIAFLFQSLIAALCFWSEKASALERLQFIPFLFLSGLLAPLTAFPPAVRAWAQWTPFPYLIDFPARVLAGQPVDLLAGFGAQLAWIALLLPLVLLLWRAGVRRYSAMGA; this comes from the coding sequence ATGCGGATCTTCGGGCTGAACCGGCGGATCATCCGCGTGCTGCTGGGCACCCAGTACGCCCACATGCTCGAGTACCGCGCCGAGATCGCTCTCTGGGCGCTCTCCGGTGTGTTGCCGTTCATCATGCTCAGCGTCTGGAGCGGCAGTGATGCGCGCTCGGGGCTGGGTCTTGATGGGGTGGCCCTGGATCGCTATTTCCTCAGTGCCTTTCTGGTGCGCCAGTTTTCGGTGGTGTGGGTGGTGTACGACTTCGAGGAAGACGCCCTGATGGGTCGGCTCTCCCCTTACCTGCTGCAACCGCTGCACCCGCTCTGGCGCTACGTGGCGGCGCATCTCGGTGAGCAGCTCACGCGTCTGCCCTTCGCGGCTCTGATTGCGGCAGTGTTCTTCGTAGTGCAGCCCCAGGCGTTCTGGTTGCCGTCGGTGGGCGGGTTCCTGCTGGCCTGGCTCGCCACCTGGATGGCCTTTGCCATCGCCTTTTTGTTTCAGAGCCTGATTGCGGCTTTGTGCTTCTGGAGTGAAAAGGCCAGTGCCCTGGAGCGGCTCCAGTTCATTCCCTTTCTGTTTCTTTCGGGCTTGTTGGCGCCGCTCACGGCCTTCCCGCCGGCGGTTCGCGCCTGGGCCCAATGGACCCCGTTCCCCTATCTGATCGATTTCCCGGCTCGGGTGCTGGCGGGCCAGCCGGTGGATCTGCTGGCGGGTTTTGGGGCGCAACTGGCCTGGATCGCCTTGTTGTTGCCGCTGGTGCTGCTGCTCTGGCGGGCCGGAGTGCGGCGCTACAGCGCCATGGGGGCCTGA
- a CDS encoding mechanosensitive ion channel family protein, which produces MEALQTEIVGWLGYLDRWSVSWQIAFILLVAISVAFTRRTTTLFNNNQPLANLVGPLTLVGTGLLLGIVPIPSGIVLQVGLFWALFNTVSWIESKLKINNRKNQLAALLSKIAKPAILVWAITYFIARLSSLSAISIVGIGNFSNTEFAIGNTFLLAIGLYLILVTSQTFAALTAYVIQLILKYDDRTRKLLQPLFQYLIITCGLVALALWANFDSSTLLVIFGSLSIGLGLGLQQPVLNFVTGIWLLLEGSIKPGEVLMIDNEPCLVKKLGLRVIYLSRQRDDAELLIPNQILFQAKAESFTAGENNRRETIEIGAAYHHNPQLIIGLLEEIAQSHDRVLKQPMPKAFTIDFADSSITYILKFSVRNPLDALTVSSELRQQIWTAFEENDITIPFPQRQVYPMEWPPKDKKTLG; this is translated from the coding sequence ATGGAGGCACTACAGACAGAGATTGTGGGTTGGCTGGGCTACTTGGACAGGTGGAGCGTGAGCTGGCAGATCGCTTTTATCCTTCTTGTTGCGATTTCAGTTGCATTCACCCGCCGGACGACGACACTCTTCAACAACAATCAACCCCTTGCCAATCTTGTTGGCCCTCTAACCCTAGTAGGCACGGGACTGCTTCTTGGGATCGTGCCAATCCCATCTGGCATTGTTCTTCAGGTGGGGCTCTTCTGGGCACTCTTTAATACTGTCAGCTGGATTGAATCAAAACTAAAGATCAATAACCGCAAAAATCAACTTGCAGCGTTACTCAGTAAAATCGCGAAGCCCGCAATATTGGTCTGGGCGATTACTTATTTTATCGCAAGACTTAGCAGCCTGTCGGCTATAAGCATTGTTGGAATAGGTAATTTTTCAAACACTGAGTTCGCCATCGGCAACACCTTTTTACTTGCCATTGGATTGTACTTAATCTTAGTAACGAGTCAAACTTTTGCAGCACTTACAGCCTATGTGATTCAACTAATTCTCAAATACGATGATCGGACACGCAAACTACTTCAACCTCTTTTCCAGTATTTGATCATTACCTGTGGCCTGGTAGCGCTTGCATTATGGGCAAATTTTGACAGCAGCACTCTGCTCGTTATCTTCGGCTCATTAAGCATTGGCCTGGGACTCGGGCTACAACAACCAGTCTTGAACTTTGTTACTGGAATCTGGCTCTTACTTGAGGGTTCTATCAAACCTGGCGAAGTTCTCATGATCGACAATGAACCTTGTCTGGTGAAGAAACTTGGCTTAAGGGTGATCTACCTAAGTAGACAGCGTGATGACGCGGAACTGCTGATTCCCAATCAAATCCTTTTTCAAGCGAAAGCGGAATCATTCACCGCAGGAGAAAATAACAGACGAGAAACCATTGAAATTGGCGCCGCTTACCACCACAATCCGCAACTCATCATTGGCTTGCTGGAGGAGATTGCTCAATCTCACGACCGGGTTCTTAAACAGCCGATGCCGAAAGCATTCACGATCGATTTTGCCGACTCATCAATCACCTACATACTCAAATTCTCTGTTCGCAATCCGCTTGATGCTTTGACAGTCAGCAGTGAACTGCGTCAGCAGATCTGGACTGCCTTCGAAGAGAACGACATCACCATTCCCTTTCCCCAGCGCCAGGTGTACCCCATGGAATGGCCTCCCAAGGACAAGAAAACGCTTGGCTGA
- a CDS encoding ATP-binding cassette domain-containing protein — MALISVSELSKIYQVAEKQPGLAGTLRHFVRRRTRDVTAVQNVSFAIEPGEMVGFLGANGAGKTTTLKMLCGLIHPSAGEVQVAGHRPQRRQAEFLRRITLVMGQKQQLLWDLPPMDSLRVNAAVYGIPDVVARRRISELADLLELGEELTRPVRKLSLGQRMKAELLAALLHEPEVLFLDEPTLGLDVNAQARVRQFLAEYNRRTGATVLLTSHYMADITALCPRVLLIHQGRLFHDGPLDSLAEQLAPEREVRLELESPVAPSVFAGLGRLERIEGCDVRLLVSRDQLTAVVAQLLERFEVRDLDVTDPPIEELIGGLFRQGRV, encoded by the coding sequence ATGGCGCTCATCAGCGTTTCGGAGCTGTCCAAGATCTACCAGGTTGCTGAGAAGCAGCCAGGGCTAGCTGGCACCCTGCGCCATTTCGTCCGCCGCCGCACCCGGGACGTGACGGCGGTGCAGAACGTGTCGTTTGCGATTGAGCCTGGCGAGATGGTGGGTTTTCTCGGCGCTAACGGCGCCGGCAAAACCACCACCTTGAAGATGCTCTGTGGCTTGATCCACCCCAGCGCCGGGGAGGTGCAGGTGGCGGGCCACCGGCCCCAGCGCCGTCAGGCAGAGTTTCTTCGCCGGATCACCCTGGTGATGGGCCAGAAGCAGCAACTGCTCTGGGATCTGCCGCCGATGGATTCGCTGCGGGTGAATGCGGCTGTCTACGGTATCCCCGATGTTGTGGCTCGGCGACGGATCAGCGAACTGGCTGATCTGCTGGAGCTGGGGGAGGAGCTCACCCGGCCGGTGCGCAAGCTCTCCCTGGGTCAGCGGATGAAAGCCGAGCTGCTGGCAGCGCTGCTGCACGAGCCGGAGGTGCTGTTCCTCGATGAGCCCACGCTGGGTCTGGATGTGAATGCCCAGGCCCGGGTGCGCCAGTTCCTCGCTGAGTACAACCGCCGTACGGGGGCAACGGTGCTGCTCACCAGCCATTACATGGCTGACATCACAGCCCTGTGCCCGCGGGTGTTGCTGATCCATCAGGGACGTTTGTTTCACGATGGGCCGCTGGACTCCCTGGCTGAGCAATTGGCGCCGGAGCGGGAGGTGCGATTGGAGTTGGAATCCCCTGTTGCCCCTTCGGTGTTCGCGGGTCTGGGGCGCTTGGAGCGAATCGAAGGCTGTGATGTGCGGCTGCTGGTTTCAAGGGATCAGCTCACCGCCGTGGTGGCCCAGCTGCTTGAGCGCTTCGAGGTGCGCGACTTGGATGTGACCGATCCGCCGATTGAGGAACTGATCGGTGGGCTGTTCCGACAGGGGCGCGTCTGA